One part of the Parabacteroides distasonis ATCC 8503 genome encodes these proteins:
- a CDS encoding response regulator transcription factor, which yields MAKILLVEDEVNIASFIERGLREFGHEVYVAYDGAAGWELTQKNDFQLLILDIIMPKMNGLQLCKQYRQRFGYHAPVIMLTALGTTEDIVSGLDAGADDYLVKPFSFQELEARIKALLRRSGNESVHMALRCGDLVLDPPSHRAIRNGQVIDLTVKEYRLLEYFIQNQGTALSRMNLLKNVWDKDFDTNTNVVDVYVNYLRTKIDKDFEPKLIHTVVGVGYMMEA from the coding sequence ATGGCGAAGATATTATTAGTAGAAGACGAGGTAAACATCGCCTCTTTTATAGAAAGAGGCTTGCGGGAGTTCGGGCATGAGGTATATGTCGCTTATGACGGTGCCGCTGGTTGGGAACTGACACAGAAGAACGATTTCCAATTGCTGATTCTGGATATTATAATGCCGAAGATGAACGGCCTGCAACTTTGCAAACAGTACCGGCAACGGTTCGGTTACCATGCTCCCGTGATCATGCTGACCGCCTTGGGAACCACCGAGGATATCGTTAGTGGGCTGGATGCCGGGGCGGATGATTATCTGGTAAAACCTTTCAGCTTCCAAGAGCTCGAGGCCCGCATAAAGGCGTTATTACGTCGATCGGGAAACGAATCCGTCCATATGGCTCTTCGGTGCGGGGATCTGGTCTTAGATCCTCCAAGCCATCGGGCTATACGGAATGGGCAGGTCATCGATTTGACGGTAAAGGAATATAGGCTCTTGGAATATTTCATACAGAACCAAGGAACGGCCCTGAGCCGGATGAACTTGCTAAAGAATGTCTGGGACAAGGATTTCGATACCAATACGAACGTGGTTGATGTCTACGTGAATTATTTGCGCACGAAGATAGACAAGGACTTCGAACCTAAGCTAATCCATACCGTGGTGGGCGTGGGCTATATGATGGAAGCATGA
- a CDS encoding sensor histidine kinase: protein MKTGNKIALFYSAITIGVIAVVTLVFYWVSTSYISRLYYSYLTEKAYATAQKHWEKDETDDESYARIQQRYEETLPVATEILLNADSLETRQVLSRYLDATQVRSLYQEDIVHFKHDTQMGAALYYPDNEGNFIVIVLSGNQYGMDIQHRIGWLLLGLILVSSVLIYFVGRLYATRMVDRIDAAYQSEKAFISNASHELNNPLTAIQGECEISLLKERSPEEYQAALRRIATETSRIIQLIKHLLFLSHGDKEIQKSAMETIFLADFLMQFSSARISFSPDNFSYMISANPYLLKIAIKNILSNACKYSDDKSVEMRLRGSVLTISDRGIGIPPEELKRIFQPFYRASNTREYAGHGVGLSLSLRILSTYGAKVNIISDLGVGTSVEIDFG from the coding sequence ATGAAGACAGGAAACAAGATCGCTCTCTTTTACTCGGCCATTACCATAGGCGTGATAGCCGTCGTGACGCTTGTCTTCTATTGGGTTTCCACGAGCTATATCTCTCGCCTGTACTATTCTTACCTGACGGAAAAAGCCTATGCCACGGCACAGAAGCATTGGGAGAAGGACGAGACCGACGACGAGAGCTATGCCCGTATCCAACAGCGTTACGAGGAAACCCTTCCCGTCGCTACCGAGATATTGCTGAACGCCGATAGCTTGGAGACCCGGCAAGTGCTGTCCCGTTATCTGGACGCCACGCAGGTGAGATCTCTATACCAAGAGGATATCGTTCACTTCAAGCACGATACGCAAATGGGAGCGGCTTTGTATTATCCCGACAACGAGGGGAATTTCATCGTGATTGTCCTTTCCGGGAATCAGTATGGGATGGATATCCAGCATCGGATCGGCTGGCTGTTGCTGGGATTGATATTGGTTAGCTCGGTATTGATCTATTTTGTCGGCAGACTATACGCGACCCGGATGGTAGACCGGATCGACGCTGCTTACCAAAGTGAGAAAGCGTTTATCAGCAACGCCTCGCATGAGTTGAACAATCCACTGACAGCCATTCAAGGCGAATGCGAGATCAGCCTGCTGAAAGAGCGCTCCCCGGAGGAATACCAAGCGGCATTAAGACGTATCGCCACGGAGACGAGCCGTATCATACAATTGATCAAACACCTGCTGTTCCTGTCGCACGGGGATAAGGAGATCCAGAAAAGCGCGATGGAGACGATCTTCCTAGCGGACTTCTTGATGCAGTTCTCCTCGGCCCGGATCTCGTTCTCCCCGGATAATTTCTCTTATATGATCAGTGCCAATCCCTATTTATTGAAGATAGCGATCAAGAATATCTTGAGCAACGCCTGTAAGTATTCGGACGATAAATCGGTAGAGATGCGGCTTCGAGGCAGTGTCTTGACCATATCCGACCGAGGTATCGGCATTCCTCCCGAGGAATTGAAACGAATCTTCCAACCCTTTTACAGGGCGAGCAATACCCGGGAATACGCCGGGCATGGTGTCGGGCTAAGCCTCTCGCTACGCATATTGAGCACCTATGGGGCGAAGGTGAATATTATTTCTGATCTAGGGGTTGGGACGAGCGTGGAGATCGACTTTGGGTAG